TCCATTACAAATTCCCAATACAAATTTACCCTGTTGAGCGTGAGCGATCGCTTGCTGCATTACAGGAGAAAACCTGGCGATCGCACCACAACGCAAATAATCCCCGTAGCTGAAACCTCCAGGCACGACGACAACATCGAGATCCGTTAAATCGGTGTCTTCATGCCAAACCATGCGCGTCGGCTGCTTGAGGATGTCGCGAGTCACGTAGGCAACATCGCGATCGCAATTCGAGCCAGGAAAAACTACAATCCCAAACTTCACATCGATGCTCCCATCTCTACAGCAACTTCTTTCAAATCGAAGCGATAATTTTCAATTGTCGGATTAGCCAGGAGGCGATCGCACATCCGATTCAGCTGTTCTGTGGCTGTTTTTTCATCTACTGCCGTCAGTTGCAACTCGATATACTTGCCAATTCTGACATGTTCCACGTTATCGTAACCCATATGACTCAAACCAGACTGGACGGCTGTTCCTGCTGGGTCGAGGACAGAGGGTCGTAGGGTGACATATATGCGAGCTAAATACTTTCGTAACACTTGACTTGATTCCCAATCCCACAAAGGCTATAATAACTCCTTCTGGAGACAGCTTGACGGAATAAACAGTATTCGCTTTGAGCTAGTTTAGAAAGCAAGAGAAGTGCGATCGCCGCTTCAGTCATCAAACTCAGATACTGTCTATGAAAGCCGAGAAAGCTGAACGTACTCGCAGTCAAGAACGAATCTTGCATTTACTAAAAAACTCCAATAAAGCAATATCTGCCCAAGATATTTACGTAGAACTTCGCAATCGCAATCAAAGCATCGGTCTAGCTACAGTTTACCGTGCCTTAGAAGCATTGAAACTCGAAGGAGTCGTGCAGGTTAGAACGCTAGCTTCTGGCGAATCCCTCTACAGTTGCGTTCAGCAAGATAAACATCACCTAACATGCCTGCAATGTGGTAAATCGATTCCGATCCATCAATGTCCCGTCCACGAGTTAGAAAATCAGCTGAATAAATCGCACAAATTCAAAATTTTCTACCACACCCTAGAGTTTTTCGGCTTGTGCGATCGGTGTCAGGTTAGTTTGTAGAGACGTTACATGTAACGTCTCTACAAAGTCTCACTCCCTACTCCCATCCGAGATCATAGAACGCATACCCTCGATCGTCCCAGGAATGCTACGCGGGTCCATGAACATGACTTTGCTGCTGTCGCTGCTGCCAATTTGCTTGCCCATGTCTAAATAATGTTGAGCAATTAAAAATTGTAAAGCTTCAGCGGCATGAGGTTCTGTTTGCAAAATTTTGGCAATAATTTGCAATGCTTCAGAGGTAGCTTGTGCCTGCAAAATTTGTTGTTGGCGTTCGGCTTGCGCCTGCATGATAATCGTCTTCTGTTGCGCCTCGGCTTGCAGAATTGTGGCTTTTTGTTGAGCTTCAGCTTCGAGTACCTGCGCTTCCGCTTTCCCCTTGGCACTGTTAACTGCCGATTCGCGATCGCCTTCAGAAGTCAAAATTGATGCCCGTTTGCGGCGTTCTGCTGCCATTTGCAGTTCCATCGACTCTTGCACCGCTTTGGAAGGAATAATATCGCGCAATTCCACTCGCGTCACTTTCACGCCCCAAGGATCGGTAGCAATATCTAAATCCTGGAGCAAAATTTCGTTGATTTGCGTTCGCGCCGTAAAGGTTTGATCCAACTCCAGTTGTCCCATTTCCGCCCGAATTTGCGTCAGTACCAAATTCACCATTGCCGATTGGAGATTTTCTACCTTGTACCAGGCTTTTTCCATATCGACAATGCGCCAGTAAACCACAGCATCGACTTCAATTCCCACGTTGTCACGGGTGATGCATTTTTGCGGTGGAATATCTAAAACTTTTTCCCGAATTGTTTCGCGAAAGACAATGCGATCGAGAACGGGAACGACAATATTTAGCCCTGGCTGCAGTTTTTTATGATAACTACCAAATCTCTCTACCAAAGCTTCATTGCCTTGATTGATGATTTTGACGGAGCTAGCTAGGGTAGAACCACCACCTAGCGCTAGTACTATCAGTAAAAATAATTGTTCCATAGCAGTGAGTAGTGAGTAGTGAGTAGTAGGGGCGCACAGCTGTGCGCCCGTACAAAAATTTAGATAGCGCGCCCGTACAAAAATTCAGATAGCGCGCCCGTACAAAAATTCAGATAGCGCGCCCGTACAAAAATTCAGATAGCGCGTCCGTACAAAAATTCAGATAGCGCGCCCGTACAAAAATTCAGATAGCGCGCCCGTACAAGCAGTATTGGTCTTAATGATGAATCAGGCTTTCTGGCATCACGATCAACGTAGTTCCCTCTCGACTGACAACATAGACTTTTTGTTGTGGCAGTATGCTGAGCTTTTCGTCAGCACATTTTGCCCGCCAAGAATTCCCTTCATATAACACCCGTCCCTCTTTACCCGCAGTAATTTCGGTTAAAGTCTCCGCTACTGTAGCATCTCGAATTTTTGAATGTCGTTGTGGTGCTGGGATTAAGCGTCGTGACAGCAAGACACAAGCTGTAGACAAAGCAAGCCATACGACGACTTGCAAGCCTAGATGAGGCAAAATTGGCACTGCTATAGCTACGACAACGGCACTAACTCCCATTGCGAAGCTCACAAAGGCTGTAGGTAGCACGAGTTCGATCGCACAAAGAGCGATACCGATAAGCAACCACAGCCAGACAAGATTGATTGACATTTTTTACATTTTGCGCTGTCTATTTTAATTTTTACTCTTTTCTACCACTGACTGTCACTTAGAAGTCGTAAGTCGTAAGTCAGAATTAACTGGTCACTGGTTACTGGTTACTGGTCACTGCTCCCTACTCCCTGCTCCCTGATAACTGATAACTGAAACTTAG
This window of the Chroococcidiopsis thermalis PCC 7203 genome carries:
- the purS gene encoding phosphoribosylformylglycinamidine synthase subunit PurS, encoding MLRKYLARIYVTLRPSVLDPAGTAVQSGLSHMGYDNVEHVRIGKYIELQLTAVDEKTATEQLNRMCDRLLANPTIENYRFDLKEVAVEMGASM
- a CDS encoding Fur family transcriptional regulator, which produces MKAEKAERTRSQERILHLLKNSNKAISAQDIYVELRNRNQSIGLATVYRALEALKLEGVVQVRTLASGESLYSCVQQDKHHLTCLQCGKSIPIHQCPVHELENQLNKSHKFKIFYHTLEFFGLCDRCQVSL
- a CDS encoding SPFH domain-containing protein, with protein sequence MEQLFLLIVLALGGGSTLASSVKIINQGNEALVERFGSYHKKLQPGLNIVVPVLDRIVFRETIREKVLDIPPQKCITRDNVGIEVDAVVYWRIVDMEKAWYKVENLQSAMVNLVLTQIRAEMGQLELDQTFTARTQINEILLQDLDIATDPWGVKVTRVELRDIIPSKAVQESMELQMAAERRKRASILTSEGDRESAVNSAKGKAEAQVLEAEAQQKATILQAEAQQKTIIMQAQAERQQQILQAQATSEALQIIAKILQTEPHAAEALQFLIAQHYLDMGKQIGSSDSSKVMFMDPRSIPGTIEGMRSMISDGSRE
- a CDS encoding NfeD family protein, translated to MSINLVWLWLLIGIALCAIELVLPTAFVSFAMGVSAVVVAIAVPILPHLGLQVVVWLALSTACVLLSRRLIPAPQRHSKIRDATVAETLTEITAGKEGRVLYEGNSWRAKCADEKLSILPQQKVYVVSREGTTLIVMPESLIHH